In Macadamia integrifolia cultivar HAES 741 chromosome 13, SCU_Mint_v3, whole genome shotgun sequence, one DNA window encodes the following:
- the LOC122059040 gene encoding uncharacterized protein At2g29880-like, whose translation MASTSRANNEATKWAQREQDYLLKLMVEKVKVGNKSSSTFNKGGSNNIKIWFEEKANRPFTMAQLRNKMNKMRFDYSAFKKLLDTTGGERREGDARQEGGERREASSSAIFDLPSSSEKMSTSKQAVNETAKWSQANVDTLIFLMVEEVKKGNRTTSTFNKAGWNNIANNFKEKTGVNYAIIQLKNKVNKLRQDYSQFKKLLETTGFGWDTASRTCTVDDESIWESHIKDNPTWARFKKHGLPQWPELCMVFGDTYADGEGSGTQTTMLETLGADDDRNMIESCDESSSADEVTPLGDTQTEAVEKRPVTKHRHDRTPNAKRRRSKSNDWSMAFKAIQDISKSRVE comes from the exons ATGGCATCTACTTCGAGAGCTAATAACGAGGCAACAAAATGGGCTCAAAGAGAACAAGATTATCTCCTGAAATTAATGGTTGAAAAAGTGAAAGTTGGTAACAAGAGTTCTAGCACTTTCAATAAAGGTGGGTCGAACAATATCAAGATATGGTTTGAGGAAAAAGCTAATCGACCATTTACGATGGCTCAACTGAGgaataagatgaataaaatgcGATTTGATTACAGCGCTTTCAAGAAACTACTGGATACTACAG GAGGCGAGAGGCGAGAAGGAGACGCGAGGCAAGAAGGAGGCGAGAGGCGAGAGGCGAGCAGCTCTGCCATCTTCGATCTACCATCTTCAAG tgagaaaatgtCAACTTCAAAACAAGCAGTTAATGAAACTGCAAAATGGAGCCAAGCAAATGTAGACACCCTTATTTTTCTGATGGTAGAGGAagttaagaaaggaaataggacTACTTCGACTTTTAATAAAGCTGGTTGGAACAACATTGCCaataacttcaaagaaaaaactGGGGTCAACTATGCCATTATACAGTTGAAGAACAAAGTGAACAAACTGAGGCAGGATTATAGTCAGTTTAAGAAGCTATTGGAGACAACTGGTTTTGGTTGGGATACTGCTTCAAGAACTTgtactgttgatgatgaatccatCTGGGAATCGCATATTAAG gataaccctacttgggcacgaTTTAAGAAGCATGGACTACCACAATGGCCAGAACTATGTATGGTATTTGGTGATACATATGCAGACGGCGAAGGAAGTGGGACTCAAACAACCATGTTGGAAACTTTGGGGGCCGATGATGATAGGAATATGATTGAATCTTGTGATGAGTCAAGTTCCGCTGATGAAGTTACTCCATTAGGTGACACTCAAACTGAAGCAGTGGAAAAAAGGCCAGTTACTAAGCATAGGCATGATAGGACTCCAAAtgcgaaaaggaggaggagcaagtctaatgattggtcaatggcattcaaggcaattcaagatatTAGTAAATCAAGGGTAGAATGA